The following coding sequences are from one Salvia hispanica cultivar TCC Black 2014 chromosome 3, UniMelb_Shisp_WGS_1.0, whole genome shotgun sequence window:
- the LOC125215802 gene encoding protein tesmin/TSO1-like CXC 5 isoform X1 codes for MEQREGAGEAAALMRQLDFAVNFTAAAANADNAKGNSQPKWLEEANSKHARAILGHQSAARQLARTKFPPRKMVMPPKSPHRELNRMAEQPQSPPVGEAVHVPKRALQQLLKMESPASREHNPEQNGGTPKKQKQCRCKNSRCLKLYCECFANGVYCDGCNCVNCYNTKEKEAERKEAIGAVLERKPDAFYGAEQSRGCNCKRTGCLKKYCECFQANIPCSDKCKCVDCRNFEGCEERKARLYHHSADSMAFIQQASAAINGAIGPPSKKKIAFDETSRAKITKWLPESHQEPSFTPGTSYLPSFVQPSKPDPTKLGLSKSSYRSPLSGILQLQHVNDFCKHLVEISTEAAKTLAEERKMIDGGIDVNWAETSCGHYEDSNHHQNQQNTVEFPENRGNRDRASLRESDGYDIQNGRPLSPGTLALMCDERDAAFMADNAPSTVAESDTRSNSESASALGPDQLYVEQERLVLTKLRCFLNRLITCGSIEETRKKPEVP; via the exons ATGGAGCAGAGAGAAGGAGCGGGAGAAGCGGCGGCGCTGATGAGGCAGCTTGATTTCGCGGTTAATTTCACGGCTGCGGCGGCGAATGCTGATAATGCCAAGGGGAATTCGCAGCCGAAGTGGCTGGAGGAGGCGAATTCGAAGCACGCGCGTGCAATTTTAGGGCACCAGTCGGCGGCGCGCCAGTTGGCGCGAACGAAATTTCCGCCGCGAAAGATGGTGATGCCTCCAAAGTCGCCGCACCGAGAATTGAATCGAATGGCGGAGCAACCACAATCGCCTCCAGTGGGGGAGGCGGTGCATGTGCCTAAGCGTGCATTGCAGCAATTGCT GAAAATGGAGTCCCCGGCATCACGAGAACATAATCCGGAACAGAATGGTGGCACTCCGAAGAAGCAGAAGCAATGCAGGTGTAAGAATTCAAGATGCTTGAAGCT GTATTGTGAATGCTTTGCCAATGGAGTATACTGTGATGGATGTAACTGCGTCAATTGTTACAatacaaaagagaaagagGCTGAGCGGAAGGAAGCAATTGGTGCAGTTTTGGAGAGAAAACCCGATGCCTTTTATGGG GCAGAGCAGAGTAGGGGATGCAATTGTAAAAGAACTGGTTGTCTCAAGAAGTATTGCGAGTGCTTCCAGGCAAATATTCCTTGTTCCGACAAATGTAAATGCGTAGACTGCAGAAACTTTGAAGGATGTGAAGAGAGGAAAGCTCGTCTATATCACCATTCAGCAGATTCAATGGCATTTATCCAGCAAGCCAGCGCAGCTATAAATGGAGCTATTGGACCTCCAAGcaagaagaaaattgcatttgATGAGACATCTAGGGCAAAAATTACTAAATGGCTTCCAGAATCTCACCAG GAACCTAGCTTTACACCTGGAACGTCATATTTGCCATCATTTGTTCAGCCGTCTAAACCAGACCCTACTAAATTAGGACTTTCTAAATCCTCGTACAG GTCTCCTTTAAGTGGCATCCTCCAATTACAACATGTCAATGACTTCTGCAAACATTTGGTTGAAATTTCAACAGAAGCAGCCAAGACTCTTGCAG AAGAACGAAAAATGATCGATGGTGGCATTGATGTGAATTGGGCTGAAACTTCGTGTGGGCACTATGAAGACAGTAATCATCATCAAAACCAACAGAATACTGTGGAGTTCCCAGAAAACAGAGGAAATAGGGATAGAGCGTCGCTGCGTGAAAGTGATGGCTATGATATTCAAAATGGGAGACCATTGTCTCCAGGAACACTTGCATTAATGTGTGACGAACGAGATGCAGCATTTATGGCAGATAATGCTCCATCTACAGTCGCAGAATCTGATACAAGGAGCAACTCAGAATCAGCATCTGCACTTGGTCCCGACCAGTTATACGTTGAACAAGAAAGGCTTGTTCTAACCAAGCTTCGATGTTTTCTCAATCGACTCATCACTTGTGGCTCCATAGAAG AAACGAGAAAAAAGCCGGAAGTCCCCTAG
- the LOC125215802 gene encoding protein tesmin/TSO1-like CXC 6 isoform X2 — protein MEQREGAGEAAALMRQLDFAVNFTAAAANADNAKGNSQPKWLEEANSKHARAILGHQSAARQLARTKFPPRKMVMPPKSPHRELNRMAEQPQSPPVGEAVHVPKRALQQLLKMESPASREHNPEQNGGTPKKQKQCRCKNSRCLKLYCECFANGVYCDGCNCVNCYNTKEKEAERKEAIGAVLERKPDAFYGAEQSRGCNCKRTGCLKKYCECFQANIPCSDKCKCVDCRNFEGCEERKARLYHHSADSMAFIQQASAAINGAIGPPSKKKIAFDETSRAKITKWLPESHQEPSFTPGTSYLPSFVQPSKPDPTKLGLSKSSYRSPLSGILQLQHVNDFCKHLVEISTEAAKTLAERKMIDGGIDVNWAETSCGHYEDSNHHQNQQNTVEFPENRGNRDRASLRESDGYDIQNGRPLSPGTLALMCDERDAAFMADNAPSTVAESDTRSNSESASALGPDQLYVEQERLVLTKLRCFLNRLITCGSIEETRKKPEVP, from the exons ATGGAGCAGAGAGAAGGAGCGGGAGAAGCGGCGGCGCTGATGAGGCAGCTTGATTTCGCGGTTAATTTCACGGCTGCGGCGGCGAATGCTGATAATGCCAAGGGGAATTCGCAGCCGAAGTGGCTGGAGGAGGCGAATTCGAAGCACGCGCGTGCAATTTTAGGGCACCAGTCGGCGGCGCGCCAGTTGGCGCGAACGAAATTTCCGCCGCGAAAGATGGTGATGCCTCCAAAGTCGCCGCACCGAGAATTGAATCGAATGGCGGAGCAACCACAATCGCCTCCAGTGGGGGAGGCGGTGCATGTGCCTAAGCGTGCATTGCAGCAATTGCT GAAAATGGAGTCCCCGGCATCACGAGAACATAATCCGGAACAGAATGGTGGCACTCCGAAGAAGCAGAAGCAATGCAGGTGTAAGAATTCAAGATGCTTGAAGCT GTATTGTGAATGCTTTGCCAATGGAGTATACTGTGATGGATGTAACTGCGTCAATTGTTACAatacaaaagagaaagagGCTGAGCGGAAGGAAGCAATTGGTGCAGTTTTGGAGAGAAAACCCGATGCCTTTTATGGG GCAGAGCAGAGTAGGGGATGCAATTGTAAAAGAACTGGTTGTCTCAAGAAGTATTGCGAGTGCTTCCAGGCAAATATTCCTTGTTCCGACAAATGTAAATGCGTAGACTGCAGAAACTTTGAAGGATGTGAAGAGAGGAAAGCTCGTCTATATCACCATTCAGCAGATTCAATGGCATTTATCCAGCAAGCCAGCGCAGCTATAAATGGAGCTATTGGACCTCCAAGcaagaagaaaattgcatttgATGAGACATCTAGGGCAAAAATTACTAAATGGCTTCCAGAATCTCACCAG GAACCTAGCTTTACACCTGGAACGTCATATTTGCCATCATTTGTTCAGCCGTCTAAACCAGACCCTACTAAATTAGGACTTTCTAAATCCTCGTACAG GTCTCCTTTAAGTGGCATCCTCCAATTACAACATGTCAATGACTTCTGCAAACATTTGGTTGAAATTTCAACAGAAGCAGCCAAGACTCTTGCAG AACGAAAAATGATCGATGGTGGCATTGATGTGAATTGGGCTGAAACTTCGTGTGGGCACTATGAAGACAGTAATCATCATCAAAACCAACAGAATACTGTGGAGTTCCCAGAAAACAGAGGAAATAGGGATAGAGCGTCGCTGCGTGAAAGTGATGGCTATGATATTCAAAATGGGAGACCATTGTCTCCAGGAACACTTGCATTAATGTGTGACGAACGAGATGCAGCATTTATGGCAGATAATGCTCCATCTACAGTCGCAGAATCTGATACAAGGAGCAACTCAGAATCAGCATCTGCACTTGGTCCCGACCAGTTATACGTTGAACAAGAAAGGCTTGTTCTAACCAAGCTTCGATGTTTTCTCAATCGACTCATCACTTGTGGCTCCATAGAAG AAACGAGAAAAAAGCCGGAAGTCCCCTAG
- the LOC125214865 gene encoding U-box domain-containing protein 12-like, whose amino-acid sequence MEIIESISQEDLQPTVKLCVDGLRSSSIAVMRSAAAKLRLLAKNRALIGESGAVPALIPPLNCSNPTTQEHAVTALLNLSLHDGNKSVLTRAGAVKSLIYVLKTGTEASKQNAACALLSLALVDEYKLSIGECGAIPPLVALLINGSVRGKKDVLTALYKLCSVSLNKERAVRAGVGSPNFS is encoded by the coding sequence ATGGAGATAATCGAGAGCATCTCGCAGGAAGACCTCCAACCAACCGTCAAGCTCTGCGTCGACGGATTGCGGTCTTCTTCAATTGCAGTCATGAGGTCGGCGGCGGCTAAATTGCGGTTACTGGCAAAAAATCGGGCTTTGATTGGGGAGTCGGGCGCGGTGCCCGCTCTGATTCCGCCTCTCAATTGCTCGAATCCTACGACGCAGGAGCACGCGGTGACCGCGCTGCTCAATCTGTCCCTCCACGACGGCAACAAGAGCGTGTTAACCAGAGCCGGAGCAGTCAAATCCCTAATTTATGTGCTGAAAACGGGTACCGAGGCGTCCAAGCAGAACGCTGCCTGCGCGCTGCTGAGTTTGGCTCTGGTCGACGAGTACAAGCTGTCGATTGGGGAATGCGGCGCGATTCCGCCGCTGGTTGCGTTGCTGATAAATGGCTCGGTCAGAGGGAAGAAGGACGTGCTCACGGCGCTTTACAAGCTGTGCTCCGTCTCGTTGAATAAGGAGAGAGCGGTGAGAGCTGGTGTCGGAAGCCCTAATTTCTCTTGA
- the LOC125214380 gene encoding TOM1-like protein 9 isoform X2, protein MVNVMVERATSDMLIGPDWAMNIEICDICNHDPAQAKDVVRGIKKRLGSRNPKVQLLALTLLETVVKNCGDMVHMHVAEKDLPHEMVKMVKKKPDFHVKEKILILIDTWQEAFGGPRGRYPQYYVAYQALLRLGAVFPQRSERSAPVFTPPQTQPLTSYPPNIGNPVPRADGAESSAEAEFPTLSLTELQNARGIMDVLSEMLSALDPGNKEGIKQEVIVDLVEQCRTYKQRVVHLVNSTSDESLLCQGLALNDDLQRVLAKHEAHASGVVPVQSEKLNPEPPKALVPVDSPLIDTGDTKQLDRGPTSSTSIGTTQLSIPPPTTNGQLSTPVKADPKIDLLSGDDLNALALVPVGQPQPTSPAASQHNALALVDMFSDGNSNQQPTPVGHVYPSPSQFQQPQDSHAPQPSAYPNGTWNGQVTQQQQPPSPVYGQMTQQQQPPSPVYGAQVNDSFPPPPWEAQLDSSLPAANQAQEIQATQGVVNHAQPSPSGAYVTGPQPMAHDQAALGVYNGGQFTAMQSNQMQGLHPYPMQNPQQHAVMYPQQMQANPQMGYMYHPQQMYNHQMSAGYGYGYSYGQGQGQNQMQNAYFAQQTISAMSVRDDSGLRNPASNILPSGRPARAEDKLFGDLVDISKFKPGKTTPGRAGSM, encoded by the exons aCAAGCAAAAGATGTTGTTCGAGGTATAAAAAAGCGCCTTGGTAGCAGGAATCCGAAAGTTCAGCTGCTAGCCTTAACA TTATTGGAGACTGTTGTGAAGAACTGTGGTGATATGGTCCATATGCATGTTGCTGAGAAAGATTTGCCTCATGAGATGGTGAAAATGGTGAAAAAGAAG CCAGACTTCCATGTCAAAGAGAAGATATTGATTCTAATAGATACATGGCAAGAAGCTTTTGGAGGACCAAGGGGAAGATATCCTCAGTATTATGTGGCATACCAGGCTTTATTG CGTCTTGGTGCAGTGTTCCCTCAGAGATCTGAGAGGTCAGCTCCTGTATTCACACCACCGCAAACACAACCCTTGACATCTTATCCACCAAATATTGGCAATCCAGTACCTAGAGCTGATGGAGCTGAGTCTTCTGCAGAAGCTGAGTTCCCAACATTGAG CTTGACGGAACTTCAAAATGCACGAGGTATCATGGATGTCCTATCAGAAATGTTGAGTGCTTTAGATCCTGGAAACAAAGAG GGAATTAAGCAGGAGGTCATTGTTGATCTGGTCGAACAATGTCGTACCTACAAGCAAAGAGTAGTGCACCTTGTGAACTCAACTTC GGACGAATCACTATTGTGCCAAGGGTTGGCACTGAACGATGACTTGCAACGAGTACTGGCAAAGCATGAAGCACATGCCTCTGGTGTTGTCCCTGTTCAGTCAGAGAAGTTAAATCCTGAACCACCTAAAGCCTTGGTACCTGTTGATTCTCCTCTTATCGACACTGGTGATACCAAACAATTAGATCGAGG CCCTACATCGAGTACTAGCATAGGGACGACACAGTTGTCTATCCCTCCTCCCACGACTAATGGCCAGTTGTCAACTCCAGTAAAGGCTGACCCAAAGATAGATCTTTTGAGTGGAGATGACCTCAACGCACTGGCACTTGTTCCTGTGGGACAGCCCCAACCAACTAGCCCCGCCGCTTCTCAGCACAACGCTCTTGCACTCGTCGACATGTTTTCAGATGGTAATAGCAATCAACAACCGACTCCTGTTGGACACGTCTATCCTTCTCCTTCTCAGTTTCAGCAGCCACAAGACTCTCACGCTCCACAGCCTTCTGCATACCCAAATGGCACCTGGAACGGTCAAGTAACCCAACAGCAGCAACCACCCTCACCAGTTTATGGTCAAATGACCCAACAGCAGCAGCCACCCTCACCAGTTTATG GCGCTCAGGTTAACGATTCCTTCCCCCCTCCGCCATGGGAAGCACAACTTGACAGCAGTTTGCCTGCAGCAAACCAGGCTCAAGAAATTCAAGCAACTCAAGGAGTAGTAAATCATGCCCAACCATCGCCTAGTGGCGCTTATGTTACAGGTCCGCAACCCATGGCTCATGATCAGGCAGCGCTTGGTGTGTATAATGGAGGCCAGTTCACAGCAATGCAGAGCAACCAAATGCAAGGGTTGCATCCTTACCCGATGCAGAACCCGCAGCAGCACGCGGTTATGTATCCGCAGCAAATGCAAGCTAATCCCCAGATGGGATACATGTATCATCCTCAACAGATGTACAACCACCAAATGTCTGCTGGTTATGGATACGGATACAGCTATGGCCAAGGCCAAGGCCAAAATCAAATGCAAAATGCCTACTTTGCTCAGCAAACCATATCCGCGATGTCAGTAAGGGATGACAGCGGGCTGAGAAATCCGGCGTCAAACATTCTTCCATCTGGAAGGCCGGCTAGGGCGGAGGACAAGCTATTCGGGGACCTTGTAGACATCTCTAAGTTCAAACCGGGGAAGACGACACCAGGTAGAGCTGGGAGCATGTGA
- the LOC125214380 gene encoding TOM1-like protein 9 isoform X1, whose product MVHMHVAEKDLPHEMVKMVKKKPDFHVKEKILILIDTWQEAFGGPRGRYPQYYVAYQALLRLGAVFPQRSERSAPVFTPPQTQPLTSYPPNIGNPVPRADGAESSAEAEFPTLSLTELQNARGIMDVLSEMLSALDPGNKEGIKQEVIVDLVEQCRTYKQRVVHLVNSTSDESLLCQGLALNDDLQRVLAKHEAHASGVVPVQSEKLNPEPPKALVPVDSPLIDTGDTKQLDRGPTSSTSIGTTQLSIPPPTTNGQLSTPVKADPKIDLLSGDDLNALALVPVGQPQPTSPAASQHNALALVDMFSDGNSNQQPTPVGHVYPSPSQFQQPQDSHAPQPSAYPNGTWNGQVTQQQQPPSPVYGAQVNDSFPPPPWEAQLDSSLPAANQAQEIQATQGVVNHAQPSPSGAYVTGPQPMAHDQAALGVYNGGQFTAMQSNQMQGLHPYPMQNPQQHAVMYPQQMQANPQMGYMYHPQQMYNHQMSAGYGYGYSYGQGQGQNQMQNAYFAQQTISAMSVRDDSGLRNPASNILPSGRPARAEDKLFGDLVDISKFKPGKTTPGRAGSM is encoded by the exons ATGGTCCATATGCATGTTGCTGAGAAAGATTTGCCTCATGAGATGGTGAAAATGGTGAAAAAGAAG CCAGACTTCCATGTCAAAGAGAAGATATTGATTCTAATAGATACATGGCAAGAAGCTTTTGGAGGACCAAGGGGAAGATATCCTCAGTATTATGTGGCATACCAGGCTTTATTG CGTCTTGGTGCAGTGTTCCCTCAGAGATCTGAGAGGTCAGCTCCTGTATTCACACCACCGCAAACACAACCCTTGACATCTTATCCACCAAATATTGGCAATCCAGTACCTAGAGCTGATGGAGCTGAGTCTTCTGCAGAAGCTGAGTTCCCAACATTGAG CTTGACGGAACTTCAAAATGCACGAGGTATCATGGATGTCCTATCAGAAATGTTGAGTGCTTTAGATCCTGGAAACAAAGAG GGAATTAAGCAGGAGGTCATTGTTGATCTGGTCGAACAATGTCGTACCTACAAGCAAAGAGTAGTGCACCTTGTGAACTCAACTTC GGACGAATCACTATTGTGCCAAGGGTTGGCACTGAACGATGACTTGCAACGAGTACTGGCAAAGCATGAAGCACATGCCTCTGGTGTTGTCCCTGTTCAGTCAGAGAAGTTAAATCCTGAACCACCTAAAGCCTTGGTACCTGTTGATTCTCCTCTTATCGACACTGGTGATACCAAACAATTAGATCGAGG CCCTACATCGAGTACTAGCATAGGGACGACACAGTTGTCTATCCCTCCTCCCACGACTAATGGCCAGTTGTCAACTCCAGTAAAGGCTGACCCAAAGATAGATCTTTTGAGTGGAGATGACCTCAACGCACTGGCACTTGTTCCTGTGGGACAGCCCCAACCAACTAGCCCCGCCGCTTCTCAGCACAACGCTCTTGCACTCGTCGACATGTTTTCAGATGGTAATAGCAATCAACAACCGACTCCTGTTGGACACGTCTATCCTTCTCCTTCTCAGTTTCAGCAGCCACAAGACTCTCACGCTCCACAGCCTTCTGCATACCCAAATGGCACCTGGAACGGTCAAGTAACCCAACAGCAGCAACCACCCTCACCAGTTTATG GCGCTCAGGTTAACGATTCCTTCCCCCCTCCGCCATGGGAAGCACAACTTGACAGCAGTTTGCCTGCAGCAAACCAGGCTCAAGAAATTCAAGCAACTCAAGGAGTAGTAAATCATGCCCAACCATCGCCTAGTGGCGCTTATGTTACAGGTCCGCAACCCATGGCTCATGATCAGGCAGCGCTTGGTGTGTATAATGGAGGCCAGTTCACAGCAATGCAGAGCAACCAAATGCAAGGGTTGCATCCTTACCCGATGCAGAACCCGCAGCAGCACGCGGTTATGTATCCGCAGCAAATGCAAGCTAATCCCCAGATGGGATACATGTATCATCCTCAACAGATGTACAACCACCAAATGTCTGCTGGTTATGGATACGGATACAGCTATGGCCAAGGCCAAGGCCAAAATCAAATGCAAAATGCCTACTTTGCTCAGCAAACCATATCCGCGATGTCAGTAAGGGATGACAGCGGGCTGAGAAATCCGGCGTCAAACATTCTTCCATCTGGAAGGCCGGCTAGGGCGGAGGACAAGCTATTCGGGGACCTTGTAGACATCTCTAAGTTCAAACCGGGGAAGACGACACCAGGTAGAGCTGGGAGCATGTGA